A stretch of the Staphylococcus sp. NRL 16/872 genome encodes the following:
- a CDS encoding ABC transporter ATP-binding protein, translating into MTLELINIKKSFDTKNVIKDVSLTVENGKFVSLLGESGCGKTTLLRLIAGLEKPDFGQIIHDKNTYYSTENKRFISPANRDLGMVFQDFALWPHMSVFQNVAYPLKVKKDTENLKQRVMDALKEVHLEEHWDKAIHQLSGGQQQRVSLARAIISQSKLILMDEPLSALDATLREDMQLLIKRLVKENNMTAIFVTHDQNEAMTMSDEIIVLSQGQIIQKGSPENLYYHPKSKKIATFIGKGTYIEGTIDNQYFKTRDDFKFEVPKSLENGKCGVLVRPENIHISESEKSLQATIENVQFTGERYQYLARINNTKVMFYDTQPYAKDTQVHLAFNIPENYFIYSNSEENKDETRY; encoded by the coding sequence ATGACATTAGAGTTAATAAATATTAAAAAATCATTTGATACGAAAAATGTAATTAAAGATGTGAGTTTAACAGTTGAAAATGGGAAGTTCGTCTCTTTATTAGGAGAATCGGGATGTGGCAAAACGACATTATTACGTCTCATAGCAGGATTGGAAAAACCAGACTTTGGACAGATTATACATGACAAGAATACATACTATTCTACAGAAAATAAGCGTTTCATTTCACCAGCGAACCGAGATTTAGGGATGGTGTTTCAAGATTTTGCGTTATGGCCACATATGTCTGTATTTCAAAATGTAGCTTATCCGTTAAAAGTGAAAAAAGATACTGAAAATTTAAAACAACGTGTGATGGATGCGTTAAAAGAAGTTCACCTAGAAGAACATTGGGATAAAGCAATTCATCAGTTATCAGGAGGACAACAACAACGTGTTTCATTAGCACGTGCGATTATCTCTCAGTCGAAATTAATCTTGATGGATGAACCTTTATCAGCCCTTGATGCAACCTTAAGAGAAGATATGCAACTACTCATAAAACGATTAGTTAAAGAAAACAATATGACAGCTATATTTGTGACACATGATCAAAATGAAGCCATGACGATGTCTGATGAAATTATCGTCTTATCTCAAGGTCAAATTATTCAAAAAGGCTCACCAGAAAACCTATATTATCATCCAAAATCTAAAAAAATCGCTACATTTATTGGAAAAGGCACATACATTGAAGGAACTATAGATAATCAATATTTCAAAACAAGAGATGACTTTAAATTTGAAGTTCCCAAGTCACTTGAAAATGGTAAATGTGGTGTGCTTGTACGTCCAGAAAATATTCATATTTCAGAAAGTGAAAAATCACTACAAGCTACAATAGAAAATGTTCAATTTACAGGAGAACGTTACCAATATTTAGCACGCATCAATAATACGAAAGTTATGTTTTACGATACTCAACCTTATGCAAAAGATACACAAGTTCATTTAGCGTTTAATATTCCAGAAAATTATTTTATTTATTCAAATTCGGAGGAAAATAAAGATGAAACACGTTACTAA
- a CDS encoding ArgE/DapE family deacylase yields the protein MSKFSEEEKIQLLADIVEMDTVNDNEIEVCEYLKDLLEKHDIESEILEVEGKRANLVAEIGSGSPVLAISGHMDVVDIGDKNEWSYDPFKLTEEDGKLYGRGTTDMKGGLMAMVIALIELKEEDKLKNGTIRLLATTNEEKEQHGAEYFAEKGYLDDVDGLVIGEPTDNALFYAHKGSMGCRVVAKGKAAHSSMPFLGENAIDLLIEFMEKLKAEYKEIKKNDNDHELDIAPMIDKFAGDSISKEEKDFASGLTMIGSIIQGGKQFNSVPEVASIEYNVRTVPEYDNEFIKDLFEKVIKNVDEDHLKLEIASSLDPVVSDQDNHLIKVINETAANYVDKDEIVVSALIGTTDASSFLGDNENNVDLAIFGPGKSLVAHQIDEYIEKDMYLNYIDIYKDAFVKYLEKE from the coding sequence TTGTCTAAATTTAGCGAAGAAGAAAAAATTCAATTATTAGCTGATATTGTTGAAATGGATACCGTAAATGATAATGAAATCGAAGTTTGTGAATATTTGAAAGATTTATTAGAAAAACATGATATCGAATCTGAAATATTAGAAGTTGAAGGTAAAAGAGCGAATTTAGTTGCTGAAATCGGAAGCGGGTCACCAGTATTAGCCATTAGTGGTCATATGGATGTTGTAGATATCGGAGATAAAAATGAATGGTCATACGATCCATTCAAATTAACTGAAGAAGACGGTAAATTGTATGGCAGAGGTACCACTGATATGAAGGGTGGACTTATGGCCATGGTTATCGCGCTTATCGAATTAAAAGAAGAAGATAAATTGAAAAATGGTACGATTCGTCTGTTAGCCACTACGAATGAAGAGAAAGAACAACATGGTGCTGAATACTTTGCTGAAAAAGGTTATTTAGATGATGTCGATGGTTTAGTCATTGGCGAACCAACAGACAATGCATTGTTCTACGCCCACAAAGGTTCAATGGGTTGTAGAGTCGTAGCTAAAGGTAAAGCTGCACATAGTTCAATGCCATTCTTAGGTGAAAATGCGATCGACTTATTAATCGAATTTATGGAAAAATTAAAAGCAGAATATAAAGAAATTAAAAAGAACGATAATGACCATGAACTTGACATTGCGCCTATGATTGATAAATTTGCTGGCGATTCAATTAGTAAAGAAGAAAAAGACTTCGCGTCTGGTCTTACTATGATTGGCTCAATCATTCAAGGTGGTAAACAGTTTAACTCTGTGCCAGAAGTCGCTTCAATTGAATATAACGTAAGAACTGTGCCTGAGTATGATAATGAGTTTATTAAAGATTTATTTGAAAAAGTGATTAAAAACGTAGACGAGGATCATTTGAAACTTGAAATAGCAAGTAGTCTTGACCCGGTGGTTAGTGATCAAGATAATCATTTAATCAAAGTGATTAATGAGACAGCGGCTAACTATGTGGATAAAGATGAAATTGTAGTGAGTGCATTAATCGGTACAACAGATGCTTCTAGTTTCTTAGGAGATAATGAAAATAACGTTGATTTAGCTATTTTTGGACCAGGTAAATCTTTAGTAGCACACCAAATTGATGAATACATCGAAAAAGATATGTATTTAAATTATATCGACATTTATAAAGATGCTTTCGTAAAATACTTAGAGAAAGAATAA
- the lepB gene encoding signal peptidase I, protein MKKEIIEWIVAIGGTLLVVGLVWKFIGVSYTVSGSSMYPTFQGRNKVIVSKISKTLNHIDNGDVVVFHEDAQRDFIKRVIGTPGDKVEYKKDQLYVNDKKVSEPYLDYNKKHKQGEYLTGTFKSSQLEGANGETKIPKDKYLVLGDNRQNSVDSRFPEVGLIDKKQLVGKVVLRYWPFNEWKAGFNPGTF, encoded by the coding sequence TTGAAAAAAGAAATCATTGAATGGATTGTAGCCATCGGAGGAACCCTATTAGTCGTAGGTCTTGTATGGAAATTTATCGGTGTATCTTACACAGTGTCAGGTTCTTCGATGTATCCCACTTTCCAAGGTAGAAATAAAGTAATTGTAAGTAAAATTTCCAAAACTTTAAATCATATTGATAACGGGGATGTCGTCGTCTTTCATGAAGACGCCCAACGTGACTTTATCAAACGTGTCATCGGGACACCTGGTGATAAAGTAGAGTATAAGAAAGATCAATTATATGTGAATGATAAGAAAGTATCTGAACCTTATTTAGATTACAATAAAAAGCATAAACAAGGTGAATACTTAACAGGTACATTTAAATCTAGCCAACTTGAAGGCGCTAACGGAGAAACTAAAATACCAAAAGACAAGTATTTAGTCTTAGGAGATAACAGACAAAATAGCGTGGATAGTCGTTTCCCTGAAGTCGGTTTAATCGATAAGAAACAACTTGTAGGTAAAGTTGTCTTAAGATATTGGCCGTTCAATGAATGGAAAGCAGGCTTTAATCCAGGCACATTTTAA
- a CDS encoding YxeA family protein, translated as MKTLRNILITVVIIAVLIVGGLFGLNAYSDKHPNNQAVNDWNKLNPMAPTHEYYVKTQKPSKVEVFDKEKDFRTYYYDQKGYEKDGQTKKIEYTAAKKLKPNHYLVVSEKSHTITSYEEVKKSDIPEKAKQNL; from the coding sequence GTGAAAACGTTAAGAAATATTTTAATTACTGTTGTCATTATTGCCGTACTTATTGTGGGCGGATTATTCGGATTAAATGCATATTCTGATAAGCACCCTAATAATCAAGCAGTAAACGATTGGAACAAATTAAATCCAATGGCGCCGACACATGAATATTATGTAAAAACTCAAAAGCCATCTAAAGTTGAAGTCTTCGATAAAGAGAAAGATTTCCGTACTTATTACTATGACCAAAAAGGTTACGAAAAAGATGGACAAACTAAAAAAATTGAATATACAGCTGCTAAAAAATTAAAACCTAATCATTATCTTGTAGTCAGTGAAAAATCTCATACGATTACGTCATACGAAGAAGTAAAAAAATCAGATATTCCTGAGAAAGCAAAACAAAATTTATAA
- a CDS encoding ABC transporter ATP-binding protein: MPILNVNHLSKVYGSKQKYKALNDINFSVEEGEFVAIMGPSGSGKTTLLNVISSIDNISGGTVEVSGNEINKMSDKKLAQFRKKELGFIFQDYSVLPTLTVKENIMLPLSVQKVSKDDMEKHYKEVTEALGIYDLSNKYPSEISGGQQQRTAAARAFVHKPSIIFADEPTGALDSKSAQDLLNRLEEMNKQFNSTIIMVTHDPSAASFSERVIMLKDGNIHSEIHQQNKSKRDFYEEIIQLQSALGGVANDV, encoded by the coding sequence ATGCCAATTTTAAACGTCAATCATTTATCGAAAGTATATGGAAGCAAACAAAAATACAAAGCCTTGAACGATATTAACTTTTCAGTGGAAGAAGGAGAATTTGTCGCCATTATGGGACCGTCTGGGTCAGGTAAGACTACCCTACTCAATGTGATTAGTTCTATTGATAATATCTCAGGTGGCACTGTGGAAGTAAGTGGCAACGAAATTAATAAAATGTCAGATAAAAAGTTAGCGCAATTTCGAAAAAAAGAATTGGGATTCATCTTCCAAGACTATAGCGTGCTACCTACATTAACGGTAAAAGAGAATATTATGTTACCGTTATCTGTTCAAAAAGTAAGTAAAGATGATATGGAGAAACATTATAAAGAAGTGACTGAAGCGCTAGGCATTTATGATTTAAGTAATAAATATCCTAGTGAGATTTCTGGTGGGCAACAACAGCGTACGGCTGCGGCGCGTGCGTTCGTGCATAAGCCTTCCATTATCTTTGCGGACGAACCTACTGGTGCATTAGATTCAAAAAGCGCACAAGATTTATTAAATCGTCTTGAAGAAATGAACAAACAATTTAATAGTACGATTATCATGGTTACGCACGATCCATCGGCAGCAAGTTTCTCTGAGCGCGTGATTATGTTAAAAGATGGAAATATTCATTCAGAAATTCATCAACAGAATAAATCAAAACGTGATTTTTACGAGGAAATTATTCAATTACAGTCAGCCTTAGGTGGTGTCGCAAATGACGTTTAA
- a CDS encoding ABC transporter permease → MTFNQITLKNLKSNIKNYALYLFSLILSIILYFSFVTLQYTHSINNDGSPKIIQSGAKVGAVFLFIIIIIFLMYANHLFIKRRTREFALFQLIGLTRGNILRMLAIEQLAFFIVTGILGILIGMVGSEILLNILVKMMHLSVHVSIGFELPALFQTMFMLVLAFVLIMLQNFLFLKKRTILSMMKDSTKTEATKAKITVPELIAGVLGIVMMVLGYYISTEMFGKFQELTMALASPFIILFLTVVGAYLFFRSSVSVIFKSLKKSKHGRVSITDVVFTSSIMHRMKKNAMSLTIIATISAVTVSVLCFGAISKANTDFNIQASTPQDINFSKEQSAQKYEKSLAQNNIKYKEKVYENSNTAIGKNDVIKSKTGDLMQNANVAVMADKNIKGNHATITNLQGPLQGMVDIHTDKDITLKGKKKVTFHVDKRNDDEVIPMNASMGGPVLKVSPSKYDALKSKKYISHHYGFNITNHHDLSKAEKLAKKVSQGVEIKSESKKMIDESTGILMFVSSFLGLAFLIAAGCIIYIKQMDETEDEINNYRILRRIGFTHTDMMKGLGLKILFNFGLPLIVALLHALFAAMAFMKLLGEYAPTAIIIVMVVYSLVYLIFAMISFIHSNRIIKHSI, encoded by the coding sequence ATGACGTTTAATCAAATTACTCTTAAAAATTTAAAAAGTAATATCAAAAACTATGCTTTATATCTATTCTCGTTAATTTTAAGTATTATTTTATATTTTAGTTTTGTAACTTTGCAGTATACTCATAGCATCAATAACGATGGCTCTCCTAAGATTATTCAAAGTGGTGCTAAAGTAGGTGCTGTATTTCTCTTCATTATCATTATTATTTTCCTAATGTATGCGAACCACTTATTTATCAAACGTCGCACACGTGAATTTGCGTTATTTCAATTGATTGGATTAACACGTGGCAATATTTTACGCATGTTAGCTATTGAACAATTAGCTTTCTTTATAGTCACTGGTATTTTAGGAATTCTTATTGGTATGGTAGGCTCGGAAATTTTACTGAATATATTAGTGAAGATGATGCACTTGTCGGTACACGTGTCAATTGGATTCGAGTTGCCTGCTTTGTTCCAAACGATGTTCATGCTAGTTCTAGCGTTTGTGTTGATTATGTTGCAGAACTTCCTTTTCCTAAAAAAACGAACAATCTTATCAATGATGAAGGATAGTACGAAGACTGAGGCGACTAAGGCGAAGATTACGGTGCCAGAGCTTATTGCGGGTGTGTTAGGTATCGTGATGATGGTGCTAGGTTATTACATTTCTACTGAGATGTTTGGCAAGTTCCAGGAACTAACAATGGCGCTTGCTTCACCGTTTATCATTTTATTCTTAACTGTTGTGGGTGCATATTTATTCTTTAGAAGTTCCGTATCGGTCATTTTTAAATCTCTGAAAAAGTCTAAACATGGGCGCGTATCGATTACAGATGTTGTGTTTACGTCATCAATTATGCACCGAATGAAGAAAAATGCGATGTCATTAACGATTATTGCTACTATTTCTGCTGTGACAGTATCAGTGTTGTGTTTCGGCGCAATTAGTAAAGCAAATACTGACTTTAATATCCAGGCTTCAACGCCTCAAGATATTAACTTTTCAAAAGAACAATCTGCACAAAAATATGAAAAATCGTTAGCACAAAATAATATTAAATATAAAGAAAAAGTTTACGAAAATTCGAATACTGCGATTGGAAAAAATGATGTTATAAAAAGCAAAACTGGAGATTTAATGCAAAATGCGAATGTAGCAGTTATGGCAGATAAAAATATTAAAGGAAATCATGCGACGATTACTAATTTACAAGGTCCTTTACAAGGTATGGTGGATATTCATACAGATAAGGACATTACGCTAAAAGGTAAGAAAAAAGTTACTTTCCATGTAGATAAACGTAACGATGATGAAGTTATTCCTATGAATGCATCTATGGGTGGACCAGTGCTTAAAGTCAGTCCTAGTAAGTATGATGCATTAAAATCAAAAAAATACATTTCACATCACTATGGTTTCAATATCACTAATCATCATGACTTATCAAAAGCTGAAAAATTGGCTAAAAAAGTGAGTCAGGGTGTTGAAATAAAGAGTGAATCGAAAAAAATGATTGATGAGAGCACAGGTATCTTGATGTTTGTATCTTCATTCTTAGGATTGGCGTTCTTAATTGCAGCTGGTTGCATCATCTACATCAAACAAATGGATGAAACTGAAGATGAAATTAATAATTATCGCATCTTAAGACGTATCGGTTTCACACATACTGATATGATGAAAGGGTTAGGACTAAAGATTCTGTTTAACTTTGGTTTACCATTAATTGTTGCCCTATTACATGCATTATTTGCAGCGATGGCCTTTATGAAATTATTAGGTGAATACGCTCCAACTGCCATTATTATTGTTATGGTCGTTTATTCACTGGTATATCTCATCTTTGCGATGATTTCATTTATCCATTCTAATCGCATCATTAAACATTCTATTTAA
- a CDS encoding VraH family protein, whose product MKIKELIQQSYEDLLSLQVNWYNGLILLLIVFLLSSITTPIIGVPVGLLGGGYFLKRQEEKNK is encoded by the coding sequence ATGAAAATTAAAGAACTAATTCAACAATCTTATGAAGATTTATTAAGTTTGCAAGTGAACTGGTACAATGGGCTCATTTTACTCTTAATTGTATTTTTATTAAGTAGCATTACAACGCCAATTATTGGCGTACCTGTAGGTTTACTTGGGGGAGGCTATTTCTTAAAACGCCAAGAAGAAAAAAATAAATAA